In Uranotaenia lowii strain MFRU-FL chromosome 2, ASM2978415v1, whole genome shotgun sequence, one genomic interval encodes:
- the LOC129743230 gene encoding uncharacterized protein LOC129743230, whose amino-acid sequence MFSLVEGVRIPRCNFGSTPSDRFGQIQLHIFSDAGENAYGSVAYLRICVENTVKCSLVMARSKVAPIKLLSIPRLELKAAVLGAHLSHTVKSNHSLPIHQIFYWSDSRTVLSWIQSDQRRYQPFVGFRIGEILSLSKLTDWRYVPTKLNVADSLTKWGRLPDLSSEGSWFRGPEFLYQQPSEWPQQNLPAANTRTEIKAIHLFHGVELPSCFIDVTRFSKWNVAVRTVACIFRFISNCRRRAAGKSIEAVLSTPKLKKLIKVEIPFVVVPLRQDVHRCAENTLFRLAQSESYSDEIKILKKNAELPFQNWFPLEKSSPLYKLVPLIDTDGVLRMEGRSEKAEFLPFDLRFPIILPRSHYVTDLLIQQYHERFGHGFRETVKNEIKQRFLISGLTNLIRRTERSCVWCKVRKCLPKNPRMAALPVQRLTPFKRPFNFVGIDYLGPVEVVVGRRREKRWVAVFTCMVVRAVHLEVVHSLTAQSCIMAIRRFISRRGPASEYFTDNGTNFRGASKEIIQRVREIDSVCADEFTTAITSWHFIPPGTPHMGGAWERMVRSVKQVMAALDDGRRLNDEILLTTLAETEDMINSRPLTLVTTDSVMAALCPNVILRGSDPNEPHEVIQPTHPAEALRDAYKRSQQLSDELWKRWIREYVPTVNQRSKWFSETNPLKKGDLVYVVEGSRRKAWVRGVIEEPIVSGDGRVRQALVRTTGGVFRRGTANLAVLEIADRVQTVGPESAAHHATSDTGGNADPVAPESESGPGLRVGDC is encoded by the coding sequence ATGTTTTCTCTGGTCGAGGGTGTTCGGATTCCAAGATGCAACTTTGGATCGACACCTTCTGACCGATTTGGCCAAATACAGCTACATATCTTCAGTGATGCCGGGGAGAATGCGTACGGAAGCGTCGCGTATCTACGGATTTGtgttgaaaatactgtaaaatgTTCGTTGGTGATGGCTCGATCGAAAGTAGCACCGATAAAACTTCTTTCCATTCCACGGCTTGAACTGAAAGCAGCAGTCTTGGGAGCACACCTGAGTCACACCGTTAAGAGCAACCATTCCCTTCCTATTCATCAAATCTTCTACTGGAGTGATTCTCGAACCGTTCTCTCCTGGATTCAATCCGACCAACGTCGTTATCAACCGTTCGTCGGCTTCCGTATCGGAGAAATTCTGAGTCTCTCCAAGCTGACAGACTGGCGCTACGTTCCGACCAAGCTAAATGTAGCAGATTCGCTCACCAAATGGGGTCGTCTTCCGGATCTTTCGAGCGAAGGTTCATGGTTTCGTGGCCCGGAGTTCCTGTACCAGCAGCCGTCGGAATGGCCTCAACAGAATCTTCCCGCTGCAAATACACGAACGGAAATCAAGGCAATACACCTTTTTCACGGTGTTGAGCTTCCAAGTTGCTTTATCGACGTGACTAGATTTTCGAAGTGGAATGTTGCAGTTCGCACCGTGGCGTGCATTTTCCGATTCATCTCCAACTGCCGGCGCCGAGCCGCTGGCAAATCCATCGAAGCAGTCCTTTCGACTCCAAAGCTTAAAAAGCTCATCAAGGTTGAAATTCCCTTTGTAGTGGTTCCGTTGCGGCAAGACGTGCATCGATGTGCCGAAAATACTCTCTTCAGGTTGGCTCAGAGCGAGTCGTACAGCGACGAAATCAAGATATTGAAGAAGAATGCAGAATTACCTTTTCAAAATTGGTTTCCACTAGAAAAGTCCAGCCCTCTCTACAAGCTTGTGCCCTTGATCGACACCGATGGTGTGTTGAGGATGGAAGGTCGTTCTGAAAAGGCAGAGTTCCTCCCTTTCGATCTTCGCTTTCCAATAATTCTACCAAGATCTCACTACGTTACGGATCTTTTAATTCAACAATACCATGAAAGGTTTGGGCATGGATTTCGAGAGACGGTGAAGAATGAAATCAAGCAACGTTTTCTGATTAGCGGTCTTACCAATTTGATAAGACGAACCGAACGAAGCTGCGTGTGGTGTAAGGTCCGGAAATGTCTGCCGAAGAATCCACGAATGGCTGCACTTCCTGTACAAAGATTAACTCCATTTAAACGTCCATTTAACTTCGTGGGCATTGATTACCTGGGTCCTGTTGAAGTCGTCGTCGGCCGCCGCAGAGAAAAACGCTGGGTTGCGGTGTTCACGTGCATGGTTGTTAGAGCGGTGCATTTGGAAGTTGTCCACAGTCTTACCGCGCAATCATGCATCATGGCGATCCGCCGTTTCATCAGTCGCCGAGGTCCAGCCTCCGAATACTTTACAGACAACGGGACGAACTTTCGAGGTGCGAGTAAGGAGATAATCCAACGGGTACGAGAAATTGATTCTGTTTGTGCCGATGAATTTACGACTGCTATCACGAGTTGGCACTTCATCCCTCCTGGAACACCCCACATGGGAGGGGCGTGGGAAAGGATGGTGCGCTCGGTGAAGCAAGTCATGGCCGCTTTGGACGACGGGCGTCGATTGAACGACGAAATCCTCCTTACTACGCTTGCTGAAACTGAGGACATGATCAACAGCCGGCCCCTAACTCTTGTAACCACGGACTCAGTGATGGCTGCACTTTGTCCAAATGTCATCCTGCGAGGTTCAGATCCCAACGAGCCGCATGAAGTCATTCAACCTACGCATCCTGCGGAAGCACTTCGGGATGCTTACAAGAGATCGCAGCAGCTGTCCGACGAGTTATGGAAGCGGTGGATTAGAGAGTACGTGCCGACAGTCAACCAACGGTCCAAGTGGTTCTCCGAAACAAATCCTCTAAAGAAAGGGGATCTCGTATACGTGGTCGAAGGCAGTCGACGCAAAGCATGGGTTCGAGGAGTCATCGAGGAGCCGATCGTTTCTGGTGACGGAAGAGTCCGTCAAGCTTTGGTACGCACAACTGGTGGTGTTTTCCGACGTGGAACGGCGAATCTGGCGGTACTAGAGATTGCTGACAGAGTCCAGACGGTGGGTCCAGAGAGTGCCGCTCATCATGCAACTTCTGATACTGGTGGTAACGCTGAtccggtggctccagagagtgaatcCGGACCAGGTTTACGGGTGGGGGACTGTTGA
- the LOC129743229 gene encoding uncharacterized protein LOC129743229: MTESAAIEQQLQEEKMLHDRRLELERSVNEKRRALQQKMQEEKLRQEKLQLEQQLADHKDFLNRQKQMREQFRKMKADLSQEFESDEEDSDPDVGSAKTKAWVETQEDPRGAYPKKPAAAPRSFPLAVRNALEERQAETDSEQHGIGRQRKHEPLATSSKGEAQAEKKKNADTDHRFKELLEHYLRANGSQQEPEASEPEESELEKLEQALIRKLLERNTLRRACSVSSGPTKEQLAARQAASKHLPTFRGEPEVWPQFISCFEYTTEACGYTNTDNLKRLQDSLQGLAKEAVQSRLLMPESVPEVIEDLRQLFGNPEKLLKPLMAKVRKVQAPRVDKLESFLYFGITVKQLCDHLVAAKLHDHLSNPMLVAELVDKLPSDYQLDWVRFKRGRTDLPLRMFADFMKGIMSEVSEVANFNGEQNTAVAEGRRMYKRKERVNTHDTKVFPVVQNTMPARTRKPCPMCNRTDHKLRFCDDFSSISLPERQRLVDRLKLCNICLCDHGKMKCTFKVRCEIRSCKGNHHTLLHRNEEAVNVTVAECNPHHSVDRSVIFRMIPITLHHGGKAVQTLAFLDEGASTTLVESSLADSLGVEGTPEPLVIVWTGNVKRNEDSSRKIDLLVSAVDSRRKFMMSSAHTVGELKLPLHRTCYRSIVDKYHHLDGVPLSSTKMEVPRVLIGLDNLHLFAPLESKVGAPGEPIAVRSALGWAIYGPDSRLEQQQHHYLNHHLVQSLNNRQLHDLMAEQYAQEELHVAQGKPIESEEIQRARDTLESTTIRVGDRFETGLLWKQEPVFPDSYPMALNRLKSLERRFQREPHMKQNVNQQIEYYLTKGYCHKATAEELKSTNPSSVWYLPLNVVLNPKKPHKVRLVWDAAAKSQGVSLNSYLLKGPDLLASLPAVISKFRERRVAVGGDIKEMYHQLRIREADKQAQRFLFRFPEDDHPTVFVMDVAIFGAASSPCSAQYVKNLNAQQFSTRYPAAAQAIVHRHYVDDYYDSFDTEEEAIERTREVRWIHSKGGFEITNWTSNSTAVLRSLGVGGGSRESIHLNQDKVTDYERVLGIMWDTQNDVFSFAVPTNAATEAEPPKKRGVLSTVMSLFDPIGLLAPFTVLGKMLMQDL, from the coding sequence AATCGGCTGCGATCGAGCAGCAACTGCAGGAGGAAAAAATGCTGCACGACAGACGCTTGGAATTGGAGAGATCGGTGAACGAGAAAAGGCGTGCACTACAACAAAAGATGCAGGAGGAGAAACTTCGCCAGGAGAAGCTGCAACTGGAACAGCAGTTGGCGGACCACAAGGACTTCTTGAACCGGCAGAAGCAGATGCGCGAGCAGTTCCGGAAAATGAAAGCCGATCTGAGTCAGGAGTTTGAGAGCGACGAAGAGGACAGCGATCCGGATGTTGGTTCCGCGAAGACGAAGGCGTGGGTAGAGACGCAAGAAGATCCCCGCGGAGCTTACCCCAAGAAGCCGGCAGCAGCGCCAAGGAGTTTCCCTCTCGCTGTGCGTAACGCGTTGGAGGAACGGCAGGCCGAGACAGATTCGGAACAACACGGGATTGGACGCCAACGCAAACACGAACCATTGGCGACGTCATCGAAAGGCGAGGCTCAAgcggagaagaagaagaacgcGGACACCGACCATCGTTTCAAAGAGCTGTTGGAGCATTATTTGAGGGCAAATGGATCGCAACAGGAGCCGGAAGCATCCGAACCAGAAGAGTCTGAGCTAGAAAAGCTTGAACAGGCTTTGATAAGGAAGTTGTTAGAACGTAACACGTTACGACGAGCTTGTAGTGTAAGTTCAGGGCCGACTAAAGAACAGTTGGCTGCACGACAAGCTGCGTCCAAACATCTTCCTACTTTTCGAGGCGAGCCAGAGGTGTGGCCCCAATTCATCAGCTGCTTCGAATACACCACGGAGGCGTGTGGGTACACAAATACCGACAATTTGAAGAGACTTCAAGACAGCCTTCAAGGACTAGCCAAGGAAGCAGTTCAAAGCCGATTGCTCATGCCTGAGTCGGTGCCTGAGGTCATCGAAGATCTGCGTCAACTGTTCGGTAATCCGGAAAAGCTATTGAAGCCACTGATGGCGAAAGTGCGGAAGGTACAAGCCCCTCGAGTGGACAAATTAGAGTCGTTCCTGTACTTCGGGATCACGGTAAAGCAGTTGTGTGATCACCTTGTTGCGGCCAAGCTACACGACCACTTGAGCAACCCCATGCTGGTAGCGGAACTCGTCGATAAGCTGCCATCCGATTATCAATTGGATTGGGTACGCTTCAAGAGAGGTAGGACTGATCTTCCTCTTCGTATGTTTGCCGATTTCATGAAGGGAATCATGTCGGAAGTTTCTGAGGTGGCTAACTTCAACGGGGAGCAGAACACTGCGGTTGCGGAAGGACGGCGAATGTACAAAAGGAAGGAGCGCGTGAATACCCACGACACTAAAGTGTTTCCGGTCGTGCAGAATACGATGCCGGCGAGAACGAGAAAACCCTGCCCGATGTGCAATCGCACAGACCACAAACTAAGGTTCTGTGACGATTTTTCGTCGATTTCATTACCGGAGCGTCAAAGGTTGGTCGATAGACTCAAGCTGTGCAACATTTGTCTGTGTGACCATGGGAAGATGAAGTGCACCTTCAAAGTACGGTGCGAGATACGGAGCTGCAAAGGAAATCACCATACGCTGCTGCACAGGAACGAGGAAGCAGTTAACGTTACCGTGGCGGAGTGCAACCCACATCATAGTGTAGATCGGTCAGTAATCTTCCGAATGATACCGATTACTTTGCATCATGGAGGGAAGGCAGTTCAAACTTTGGCGTTCCTGGACGAGGGAGCTTCAACAACACTTGTTGAGAGTTCTCTAGCAGATTCGTTGGGCGTCGAGGGAACTCCGGAACCCCTGGTCATCGTGTGGACAGGAAATGTTAAGCGAAATGAAGATAGTTCGAGAAAAATCGACCTGCTGGTATCTGCCGTGGATTCTCGTAGAAAGTTTATGATGTCGTCTGCCCACACTGTCGGAGAATTGAAGCTGCCTCTACATAGGACCTGTTACAGAAGCATCGTAGATAAATATCATCACTTAGACGGAGTTCCTTTGTCGAGTACCAAAATGGAAGTTCCCAGAGTTCTTATAGGCCTCGACAACCTACATCTATTCGCCCCTCTGGAGTCCAAGGTTGGTGCCCCGGGAGAACCGATAGCCGTACGTTCAGCGCTGGGTTGGGCAATCTACGGTCCTGATTCGAGActtgagcagcagcagcatcactATTTGAACCATCATCTTGTTCAAAGCTTGAACAATCGCCAGCTTCACGATCTGATGGCGGAGCAGTACGCTCAGGAGGAGCTTCATGTAGCACAAGGCAAACCCATAGAATCGGAGGAAATCCAGAGAGCCCGTGACACGCTTGAATCGACAACTATCCGAGTAGGAGACCGCTTCGAAACGGGGCTACTTTGGAAGCAGGAGCCTGTTTTTCCAGATAGTTATCCGATGGCGCTGAACCGACTGAAGAGCCTGGAACGACGTTTTCAACGAGAGCCGCATATGAAGCAGAACGTGAACCAGCAGATTGAATACTACCTGACCAAAGGCTACTGTCATAAGGCCACGGCAGAAGAGCTGAAGAGTACCAATCCTTCTTCCGTGTGGTATCTTCCTCTTAATGTCGTGCTGAATCCTAAGAAACCGCATAAGGTACGTTTGGTGTGGGACGCGGCGGCCAAATCGCAGGGTGTTTCTCTCAATTCTTACCTGCTCAAAGGCCCCGATCTATTGGCATCACTTCCGGCGGTCATCAGCAAGTTTCGAGAGCGACGAGTTGCAGTGGGAGGTGACATCAAAGAGATGTACCATCAGCTCAGGATTAGAGAAGCAGACAAGCAGGCGCAAAGGTTTCTTTTCCGGTTCCCGGAAGACGATCATCCTACCgttttcgtcatggacgtgGCCATCTTCGGCGCTGCCAGTTCTCCATGCTCGGCGCAATACGTCAAGAACCTGAATGCCCAGCAGTTTTCCACTCGTTATCCAGCAGCAGCACAGGCCATCGTTCACCGCCATTATGTCGATGACTACTACGACAGCTTCGACACCGAAGAGGAAGCCATCGAGCGAACCAGAGAGGTACGTTGGATCCACTCGAAAGGTGGATTCGAGATCACCAATTGGACGTCTAACTCTACAGCTGTTCTTCGAAGTTTGGGAGTgggtggtggctccagagagtcaatCCATTTGAACCAAGACAAGGTGACGGATTACGAACGAGTTCTCGGCATCATGTGGGACACACAGAACGACGTGTTCTCCTTTGCGGTGCCCACAAACGCAGCTACAGAGGCAGAACCACCAAAGAAAAGGGGAGTCCTGAGTACGGTCATGTCGCTGTTCGATCCAATTGGCCTGTTGGCTCCATTTACGGTGTTAGGAAAGATGCTCATGCAAGACCTGTAG